The proteins below are encoded in one region of Streptomyces roseirectus:
- a CDS encoding DUF881 domain-containing protein — translation MPQQPPVRSTPARASRPDASMSLLTNVMDHSLDEGYAEAAARRRAEGAGGLPKTLRAKLGLAGGLVLAALVVTVGAAQARVSAPVVAKERQELIDRIDRETEAADKLEKTVDTLRDDVSARQRQALENSGGSGQADLVGILSGAVEVHGPGVKLVVDDAKEATSGGNGNPRETSGFSDTGRVRDRDMQRVVNGLWESGAEAVSVNGQRLTALSAIRAAGDAILVDNKPLVPPYTVLAVGDGDKLSTRFQNSADGLYLNALQENYGIRTAISTEKDLRLPAAPSVTVRTAQPRSEKGTS, via the coding sequence ATGCCGCAGCAGCCCCCCGTTCGGAGCACACCCGCGCGCGCGTCGCGTCCGGACGCCTCCATGTCGCTGCTCACCAACGTCATGGACCACAGCCTCGACGAGGGCTACGCCGAGGCCGCCGCGCGCAGGCGCGCTGAGGGAGCGGGCGGTCTGCCCAAGACGCTGCGGGCCAAACTGGGGCTCGCCGGAGGGCTGGTGCTCGCGGCGCTCGTCGTGACCGTGGGCGCGGCCCAGGCGCGCGTGTCGGCCCCCGTGGTGGCCAAGGAGCGCCAGGAGCTGATCGACCGGATCGACCGGGAGACCGAGGCGGCCGACAAGCTGGAGAAGACCGTCGACACCCTGCGGGACGACGTGAGCGCCCGGCAGCGGCAGGCCCTGGAGAACAGCGGCGGCAGCGGTCAGGCCGATCTGGTGGGCATCCTGTCGGGGGCCGTCGAGGTGCACGGGCCGGGCGTCAAGCTCGTCGTCGACGACGCCAAGGAGGCGACGTCGGGCGGCAACGGGAACCCGCGTGAGACGTCCGGTTTCTCGGACACCGGGCGGGTGCGCGACCGGGACATGCAGCGGGTCGTCAACGGTCTGTGGGAGTCCGGCGCGGAGGCCGTCTCCGTCAATGGGCAGCGGCTGACGGCGCTGTCGGCGATCAGGGCCGCGGGGGACGCGATACTGGTCGACAACAAACCGCTGGTGCCGCCGTACACGGTGCTCGCGGTGGGGGACGGGGACAAGCTGAGCACCCGGTTCCAGAACAGCGCCGACGGCCTGTACCTGAACGCGCTCCAGGAGAACTACGGCATTCGGACGGCCATCTCCACGGAGAAGGACCTGCGGTTGCCCGCGGCGCCGAGTGTGACCGTCCGAACCGCACAGCCGAGAAGTGAGAAAGGCACATCGTGA
- a CDS encoding small basic family protein: MIAVLGLVVGVVAGLLVRPEVPAAVEPYLPIAVVAALDAVFGGLRAMLDGIFDDKVFVVSFLSNVVVAALIVFLGDKLGVGAQLSTGVVVVLGIRIFSNAAAIRRHVFRA, translated from the coding sequence GTGATCGCCGTACTGGGCCTCGTCGTGGGAGTCGTGGCCGGCCTGTTGGTCCGGCCCGAGGTTCCGGCGGCCGTCGAGCCGTATCTGCCGATCGCCGTGGTGGCGGCGCTGGACGCCGTCTTCGGCGGGCTGCGGGCGATGCTGGACGGCATCTTCGACGACAAGGTCTTCGTGGTGTCGTTCCTGTCGAACGTGGTCGTCGCCGCGCTGATCGTGTTCCTGGGCGACAAGCTGGGAGTGGGCGCGCAGTTGTCGACGGGTGTCGTGGTGGTCCTGGGCATCCGGATCTTCTCGAACGCCGCGGCGATCCGCCGGCACGTCTTCCGGGCGTGA
- a CDS encoding DUF881 domain-containing protein, whose amino-acid sequence MSEQDPTPARGLRRELPQEVEQAPAREAAEPSAGPEPTGRQRLVQGLWPPRVTRAQLIVALLLFGLGFGLAVQVASNSDSDNALRGARQEDLVRILDELDDRSQRLEDEKTGLDKQRQELENSSDQAEEARKQTIEKERQLGILAGTVAAQGPGITMTIDDTKGTVEADMLLDAIQELRAAGAEAIQVNGVRVVAGTYFTDGDNGVSVDGNQIRTPYRFQVIGKPEDLEPALNIPGGVVQTLEKEQATVTVERSDKIVVDALRAAKQPDYARSSSR is encoded by the coding sequence ATGAGCGAGCAGGATCCGACGCCCGCGCGCGGGCTGCGCAGGGAGTTGCCGCAGGAGGTCGAGCAGGCGCCCGCGCGCGAGGCGGCCGAGCCGTCCGCCGGGCCGGAGCCGACGGGCCGTCAGCGGCTGGTGCAGGGGCTGTGGCCGCCGCGGGTGACGCGGGCCCAGCTGATCGTCGCCCTGCTGCTGTTCGGCCTCGGCTTCGGACTCGCCGTCCAGGTCGCCTCCAACAGCGACAGCGACAACGCGCTGCGCGGCGCGCGCCAGGAGGACCTGGTACGGATCCTCGATGAACTGGACGACCGCAGCCAGCGTCTTGAGGACGAGAAGACCGGGCTCGACAAGCAGCGTCAGGAGCTGGAGAACAGCTCCGACCAGGCCGAGGAGGCCCGGAAGCAGACGATCGAGAAGGAGAGGCAACTCGGCATCCTCGCGGGCACGGTGGCGGCCCAGGGGCCGGGTATCACGATGACCATCGACGACACGAAGGGGACGGTCGAGGCGGACATGCTGCTCGACGCGATCCAGGAGCTGCGCGCGGCCGGCGCGGAGGCGATCCAGGTGAACGGCGTACGCGTCGTCGCCGGGACGTACTTCACGGACGGCGACAACGGAGTGAGCGTGGACGGGAACCAGATCCGCACTCCGTATCGTTTCCAGGTCATCGGCAAGCCCGAGGATCTGGAACCGGCGCTCAACATCCCGGGAGGTGTGGTGCAGACCCTGGAGAAGGAGCAGGCCACCGTCACGGTGGAGCGATCCGACAAGATCGTCGTGGACGCCTTGCGGGCGGCGAAGCAGCCTGACTACGCTCGGTCGTCGTCCCGGTGA
- a CDS encoding mannose-1-phosphate guanyltransferase, with protein sequence MKAVVMAGGEGTRLRPMTSSMPKPLLPVANRPIMEHVLRLLKRHGLNETVVTVQFLASLVKNYFGDGEELGMELSYANEEKPLGTAGSVKNAEEALKDDAFLVISGDALTDFDLTDLISFHKEKGALVTVCLTRVPNPLEFGITIVDEEGKVERFLEKPTWGQVFSDTVNTGIYVMEPEVFDYVEADVPVDWSGDVFPQLMKEGKPVYGYIAEGYWEDVGTHESYVKAQADVLEGKVDVEIDGFEISPGVWVAEGAEVHPDAVLRGPLYIGDYAKVEAGAEIREHTVVGSNVVVKSGAFLHKAVVHDNVYVGQQSNLRGCVVGKNTDIMRAARIEDGAVIGDECLIGEESIVQGNVRVYPFKTIEAGAFVNTSVIWESRGQAHLFGARGVSGILNVEITPELAVRLAGAYATTLKKGATVTTARDHSRGARALKRAVISALQASAIDVRDLENVPLPVARQQTARGSAGGIMIRTSPGVPDSVDIMFFDGQGADLSQASQRKLDRVFARQEYRRAFPGEIGDLHFPASVFDSYTGSLLRNVDTSGIADSGLKVVVDASNGSAGLVLPSLLGKLGVDSLTINPGLDESRPTETGEMRRSGLVRLGEIVASSRAAFGVRFDPVGERLSLVDEKGRIIEDDRALLVMLDLVAAERRSGRVALPVTTTRIAEQVAAYHGTQVEWTTTSPDDLTRVGRDESTIFGGDGKGGFIVPEFSGVFDGTAAFVRLIGLVARTQLTLSQIDARIPRAHVLKRDVATPWAVKGLVMRRVVEEAGERFVDTTDGVRVVETDGRWVMVLPDPAEAVTHLWAEGPDDASAQALLDEWSSVVDGAGR encoded by the coding sequence ATGAAGGCCGTCGTGATGGCCGGAGGCGAGGGCACACGCCTTCGCCCCATGACCTCAAGCATGCCCAAGCCGCTCCTGCCAGTGGCCAACAGGCCGATCATGGAGCACGTTCTGCGGCTGCTCAAAAGGCATGGTCTCAACGAGACCGTCGTTACTGTCCAGTTCCTGGCGTCACTGGTCAAGAACTACTTCGGTGACGGTGAAGAGCTCGGGATGGAGCTCAGCTATGCCAATGAGGAGAAGCCACTCGGTACCGCCGGAAGCGTCAAGAACGCCGAAGAGGCGTTGAAGGACGATGCTTTCCTCGTCATCTCCGGCGATGCGCTGACCGACTTCGACCTCACCGACCTCATCAGCTTCCACAAGGAGAAGGGGGCGCTGGTCACGGTCTGTCTGACCAGAGTCCCCAACCCGCTGGAATTCGGCATCACGATTGTCGACGAGGAGGGAAAGGTCGAGCGTTTCCTCGAAAAGCCGACCTGGGGGCAGGTCTTCTCCGACACGGTGAACACCGGCATCTATGTCATGGAGCCCGAGGTCTTCGACTATGTCGAGGCCGATGTGCCAGTGGACTGGTCCGGTGACGTCTTCCCGCAGCTGATGAAGGAGGGCAAGCCGGTTTACGGCTACATCGCCGAGGGCTACTGGGAGGACGTCGGCACGCACGAGAGCTATGTGAAGGCTCAGGCCGATGTACTCGAAGGCAAGGTCGACGTCGAGATCGACGGGTTCGAGATCTCGCCGGGTGTCTGGGTCGCCGAGGGCGCCGAGGTGCATCCGGACGCGGTGCTGCGGGGGCCGCTGTATATCGGGGACTACGCCAAGGTCGAGGCCGGCGCGGAAATCCGGGAGCACACGGTCGTCGGCTCGAATGTCGTCGTCAAGAGCGGGGCCTTTCTGCACAAGGCCGTTGTGCACGACAACGTGTATGTCGGGCAGCAGAGCAATCTGCGCGGGTGTGTGGTGGGGAAGAACACCGACATCATGCGGGCCGCGCGGATCGAGGACGGCGCGGTCATCGGGGACGAGTGTCTGATCGGCGAGGAGTCGATCGTCCAGGGGAACGTGCGGGTCTATCCGTTCAAGACGATCGAGGCCGGCGCGTTCGTCAACACCTCGGTGATCTGGGAGTCGCGCGGGCAGGCGCATCTCTTCGGGGCCCGGGGGGTGTCGGGGATCCTGAACGTCGAGATCACTCCCGAGCTGGCCGTGCGGCTGGCGGGCGCCTATGCGACGACGCTGAAGAAGGGGGCGACGGTCACCACGGCCCGTGATCACTCGCGCGGCGCGCGGGCGCTGAAGCGGGCGGTGATCTCGGCGTTGCAGGCCAGCGCCATCGACGTCCGGGACCTGGAGAACGTGCCGTTGCCTGTGGCGCGGCAGCAGACCGCGCGGGGGAGTGCGGGCGGGATCATGATCCGGACGTCTCCCGGGGTGCCGGACTCGGTGGACATCATGTTCTTCGACGGGCAGGGCGCGGATCTGTCGCAGGCGAGCCAGCGGAAGCTGGACCGGGTGTTCGCGCGGCAGGAGTACCGGCGGGCGTTCCCCGGGGAGATCGGGGACCTGCACTTCCCGGCGAGCGTGTTCGACTCGTACACCGGGTCGTTGCTGCGCAACGTCGACACGTCCGGGATCGCGGACTCCGGGCTGAAGGTCGTCGTGGACGCGTCGAACGGGAGCGCGGGGCTCGTGCTGCCCAGCCTGCTGGGGAAGCTCGGGGTGGACTCGCTGACCATCAACCCGGGGCTCGACGAGTCGCGGCCGACCGAGACGGGGGAGATGCGGCGCAGCGGGCTGGTGCGGCTCGGGGAGATCGTCGCGTCGTCGCGGGCGGCGTTCGGGGTGCGGTTCGACCCCGTCGGCGAGCGGCTGTCGCTGGTCGACGAGAAGGGGCGGATCATCGAGGACGACCGGGCGCTGCTGGTGATGCTCGACCTGGTGGCCGCCGAGCGGCGCAGCGGGCGGGTGGCGCTGCCGGTGACGACGACCAGGATCGCCGAGCAGGTGGCCGCCTACCACGGCACGCAGGTCGAGTGGACGACGACGTCACCGGACGACCTGACGCGGGTCGGGCGGGACGAGTCGACGATCTTCGGCGGGGACGGCAAGGGCGGTTTCATCGTCCCGGAGTTCAGCGGGGTGTTCGACGGGACGGCGGCGTTCGTACGACTGATCGGACTGGTGGCCCGGACTCAGCTGACGCTTAGTCAGATCGATGCGCGGATCCCGCGCGCGCACGTCCTGAAACGCGATGTGGCGACCCCGTGGGCCGTCAAGGGGCTCGTGATGCGCCGGGTCGTCGAAGAGGCCGGAGAGCGCTTCGTGGACACCACGGACGGCGTGCGGGTGGTGGAGACGGACGGGCGCTGGGTGATGGTGCTGCCCGACCCGGCCGAGGCCGTCACCCATCTGTGGGCCGAGGGGCCGGACGACGCCTCCGCGCAGGCCCTGCTGGACGAGTGGTCGTCGGTGGTGGACGGCGCCGGGCGCTGA
- a CDS encoding CDP-alcohol phosphatidyltransferase family protein — translation MEVQETRVQTDRVLTIPNILSMARLVGVPIFLWLILRPEFGGPKSDGWAFLVLALSGISDYLDGKLARRWNQISSLGRLLDPAADRLYILSTLVGLTWREILPLWLTAVLLARELVLLVMVGILRRHGYPPPQVNFLGKAATFNLMYAFPLLLLSDGNGWLASLAAIFGWAFAGWGTTLYWWAGVLYVVQVRRLVRADAMAD, via the coding sequence GTGGAGGTCCAGGAGACCCGTGTCCAGACTGACCGGGTCCTCACCATCCCGAACATCCTCAGCATGGCCCGCCTCGTCGGCGTGCCGATCTTTCTGTGGTTGATTCTCAGGCCCGAGTTCGGGGGGCCGAAGAGTGACGGTTGGGCGTTTCTGGTGCTCGCGTTGAGCGGCATCAGCGACTATCTCGACGGCAAGCTGGCCCGTCGGTGGAACCAGATCAGCAGCCTCGGCCGGCTGCTCGATCCCGCGGCTGACCGGCTCTACATTCTCTCGACGCTCGTCGGCCTCACCTGGCGTGAGATTCTGCCGCTCTGGTTGACGGCTGTACTTCTTGCGCGAGAACTGGTTCTCCTGGTGATGGTGGGCATCCTCAGGCGGCACGGCTATCCGCCGCCGCAGGTGAACTTCCTGGGGAAGGCCGCGACCTTCAACTTGATGTACGCCTTCCCGCTGTTGTTGCTCAGTGACGGAAACGGCTGGCTCGCGTCACTCGCTGCGATTTTCGGATGGGCGTTCGCAGGGTGGGGTACAACGCTGTATTGGTGGGCAGGAGTCCTCTACGTGGTACAGGTCCGCCGCTTGGTCCGTGCGGACGCCATGGCCGACTGA
- a CDS encoding PTS sugar transporter subunit IIA, with product MTTVTSPLAGRAVGLAAVPDPVFSGAMVGPGTAIDPVREPSEAVAPVDGVVVSLHPHAFVVVDSEGHGVLTHLGIDTVQLNGQGFELLVNKGDSVARGQGVVRWNPAAVEEAGKSPVCPVVALEATADSLGDVREDGDVKSGDVLFSWQ from the coding sequence ATGACCACCGTGACGTCCCCGCTCGCAGGACGCGCCGTCGGACTGGCCGCCGTGCCGGATCCGGTCTTCTCCGGCGCGATGGTCGGCCCGGGTACGGCGATCGACCCGGTGCGTGAGCCCTCCGAGGCCGTCGCCCCCGTCGACGGTGTCGTCGTCTCCCTGCACCCGCACGCGTTCGTGGTGGTCGACTCCGAGGGGCACGGTGTGCTCACCCACCTCGGTATCGACACCGTGCAGCTCAACGGGCAGGGTTTCGAGCTGCTGGTGAACAAGGGGGACTCTGTGGCGCGCGGGCAGGGTGTCGTGCGCTGGAACCCGGCCGCCGTCGAGGAGGCCGGCAAGTCCCCGGTGTGCCCGGTCGTGGCGCTGGAGGCCACCGCAGACTCCCTCGGTGACGTGCGCGAGGATGGCGATGTGAAGTCCGGAGACGTCCTGTTCTCCTGGCAGTGA
- a CDS encoding FHA domain-containing protein: MSGGYGRCEGVRVGRSIESGFVLPHGRVCFGQGESPVKLFAKLFGKSARGEGGENATARHRAQPGDEGQRPLFRDQVAGGDIPGGQGAASVDPAQSGDIGFGQPSTSSAGGGFSPMSALVCSRCGNRNAENSRFCSNCGAPLRPGVTPERASETTSTISISGLEAYDSEVTGQTALPALSPEAQAAVEALPLGSALLVVRRGPNSGSRFLLDGDLTTAGRHPQSDIFLDDVTVSRRHVEFRRNADGTFKVADVGSLNGTYVNRERIDEVALNNGDEVQIGKYRLVFYASQRGY; encoded by the coding sequence CTGTCTGGTGGATACGGACGTTGTGAAGGTGTCCGGGTCGGCCGGTCTATTGAGTCAGGGTTCGTCCTGCCCCACGGGCGGGTCTGTTTCGGTCAAGGGGAATCGCCCGTGAAGTTGTTTGCGAAGTTGTTCGGCAAGAGCGCGCGAGGAGAGGGCGGCGAGAACGCCACCGCCCGCCATCGCGCACAGCCAGGTGACGAAGGCCAGCGTCCGCTGTTCCGTGACCAGGTGGCTGGGGGTGACATTCCGGGTGGTCAGGGCGCGGCGTCTGTTGACCCTGCGCAGTCCGGCGACATAGGTTTCGGGCAACCGTCAACCTCAAGTGCGGGTGGAGGGTTTTCCCCTATGTCGGCCCTGGTGTGTTCGAGGTGCGGTAACCGCAACGCGGAGAACAGCCGCTTCTGTTCCAACTGCGGCGCTCCGCTGCGTCCGGGCGTGACACCCGAGCGCGCGTCGGAGACGACCTCCACCATCTCCATCTCCGGCCTTGAGGCGTACGACTCCGAGGTCACCGGTCAAACAGCGCTGCCGGCGCTGTCGCCCGAGGCGCAGGCCGCGGTCGAGGCACTGCCGCTGGGCTCGGCCCTGCTGGTGGTGCGCCGGGGCCCCAACTCGGGCAGCCGCTTCCTCCTGGACGGCGACCTGACGACGGCCGGCCGTCACCCGCAGAGCGACATCTTCCTGGACGACGTGACGGTCTCGCGCCGCCACGTGGAGTTCCGGCGCAATGCGGACGGCACCTTCAAGGTCGCCGACGTCGGCAGTCTGAACGGCACCTACGTCAACCGCGAGCGGATCGACGAGGTCGCGCTGAACAACGGCGACGAGGTGCAGATCGGCAAGTACCGCCTGGTCTTCTACGCGAGCCAGCGCGGTTACTGA
- a CDS encoding MFS transporter → MKPTRRKTTGEPRIPGGRDGRRMVVVALVDRIGSGLWASVSVLYFTYVAHLSLAEVGTLAAVAGALGIAGAPCGGLLADRLPLTRVLVAVQLLRAIGSFGLLTTDRFSLLLILTALGGFGDRASSVLTKLYATRVAGPDRVRYQAVQRTVANAGWAIGGLAAAAALALGSTAAYRWLLLGDALSFAVVALLTLRCGEPASPARTVAGSKTPAPRTRPTGPWRDRTYLAYVATEAVLFLDDAVFKVGLPLWIVHLDSAPHGLAPLLMVLNNILVVALQVPMARFGATTAAARTLLLPLSAAFAAGGAAMALAADGGPVTATLLLTAGATAFTLAEILHATVSWELSVALAPDTAQGAYLGVHGLAQSAQRTIGPLAVTAAIATGPLGWAAFGTTIALTCAIQHRLIRDRLTRTPLSVPPVTVSEH, encoded by the coding sequence ATGAAGCCGACCCGCCGAAAAACCACCGGAGAACCCCGCATACCCGGCGGACGCGACGGCCGCCGCATGGTCGTCGTCGCCCTCGTCGACCGCATCGGCAGCGGCTTGTGGGCCTCCGTCTCCGTCCTGTACTTCACCTACGTCGCCCACCTCTCCCTCGCCGAGGTCGGCACCCTCGCCGCCGTCGCCGGAGCCCTCGGCATCGCCGGCGCCCCCTGCGGCGGCCTGCTCGCCGACCGCCTCCCGCTCACCCGCGTCCTCGTCGCCGTCCAACTCCTGCGCGCCATCGGCTCCTTCGGCCTCCTCACCACCGACCGCTTCAGCCTCCTCCTGATCCTCACCGCCCTCGGCGGCTTCGGCGACCGCGCGAGCAGCGTCCTCACCAAGCTCTACGCCACCCGCGTCGCCGGCCCCGACCGCGTCCGCTACCAGGCCGTCCAGCGCACCGTCGCCAACGCCGGCTGGGCCATCGGCGGCCTCGCCGCGGCCGCGGCCCTCGCCCTCGGCAGCACCGCCGCCTACCGCTGGCTCCTCCTCGGCGACGCCCTCTCCTTCGCCGTAGTCGCCCTGCTCACCCTCCGCTGCGGCGAACCCGCCTCACCCGCCCGCACCGTCGCCGGCTCCAAGACCCCGGCACCCCGCACCCGCCCCACCGGCCCCTGGCGCGACCGCACCTACCTCGCCTACGTCGCCACCGAAGCGGTCCTCTTCCTCGACGACGCTGTCTTCAAGGTCGGCCTCCCCCTGTGGATCGTCCACCTCGACAGCGCCCCGCACGGCCTCGCACCCCTGCTCATGGTTCTCAACAACATCCTCGTCGTAGCCCTCCAGGTCCCCATGGCCCGCTTCGGCGCCACCACCGCCGCCGCCCGCACTCTCCTGCTCCCGCTCTCCGCCGCCTTCGCCGCAGGAGGCGCCGCCATGGCCCTCGCCGCGGACGGCGGCCCCGTCACCGCCACCCTGCTTCTCACCGCCGGCGCCACCGCCTTCACCCTCGCCGAGATCCTGCACGCCACCGTCTCCTGGGAACTCTCCGTAGCCCTCGCCCCCGACACCGCCCAGGGCGCCTACCTCGGCGTCCACGGACTCGCCCAGTCCGCCCAGCGCACCATCGGCCCCCTCGCCGTCACCGCCGCCATCGCCACCGGCCCCCTCGGCTGGGCCGCATTCGGCACCACCATCGCCCTGACCTGCGCAATCCAGCACCGACTGATCCGAGACCGGCTCACCCGGACCCCGTTGTCAGTGCCGCCGGTTACTGTGAGTGAGCATTGA
- a CDS encoding MerR family transcriptional regulator: MLRTPRGGAGDGTAATEAGPMSIGAVLNVLRDEFPEVTVSKIRFLESEGLVEPQRTPSGYRKFSPQDVERLARILRLQRDHYLPLKVIREHLEALERGEAVPLPTVGRQRDGEPVPDPSDAPTVARIGRAELLAAAGIDERELAEWESYGLVAPLEEGVYDAEAVTVAELVLELGRFGIEPRHLRVMKAAADREAGLVDQVVAPLRRHRNPQTRVHAEARTKELAGLTVRLHSALVQTALGVRLP; encoded by the coding sequence ATGCTGAGAACACCGAGGGGCGGTGCCGGAGACGGCACCGCCGCCACGGAGGCCGGGCCGATGAGCATCGGTGCCGTGCTGAACGTGCTGCGGGACGAATTCCCCGAAGTCACCGTCTCCAAGATCCGCTTCCTGGAGTCGGAAGGGCTCGTCGAGCCCCAGCGGACCCCCTCCGGGTACCGCAAGTTCAGTCCGCAGGACGTCGAGCGCCTGGCTCGCATCCTGCGGCTCCAGCGGGACCACTACCTGCCGCTCAAGGTCATCAGGGAGCACCTGGAGGCCTTGGAGCGCGGCGAGGCCGTGCCGCTGCCGACCGTGGGCAGGCAGCGGGACGGGGAACCGGTTCCCGACCCCTCCGACGCGCCGACTGTCGCCCGTATCGGCCGGGCCGAGCTGCTGGCCGCCGCCGGGATCGACGAGCGGGAGCTGGCCGAGTGGGAGTCCTACGGCCTCGTCGCCCCTCTGGAGGAGGGCGTGTACGACGCCGAGGCGGTCACCGTGGCCGAGTTGGTCCTCGAACTCGGGCGGTTCGGGATCGAGCCGCGCCACCTTCGGGTGATGAAGGCGGCGGCCGACCGGGAGGCCGGGCTCGTCGATCAGGTGGTCGCTCCGCTGCGGCGCCACCGCAACCCCCAGACGCGGGTCCACGCGGAGGCCCGTACCAAGGAGCTCGCCGGGCTCACCGTCCGGCTGCACTCCGCGCTGGTGCAGACCGCGCTCGGGGTGCGGCTGCCCTGA
- the ptsP gene encoding phosphoenolpyruvate--protein phosphotransferase, producing the protein METTLRGVGVSHGVAIGQVRHMGTAVLEPPAKQIPADEAEREQGRARQAVDAVAADLTARGNLAGGEAQAVLEAQALMAQDPELMADVDRRIAVGSTAERAVYDAFAAYRELLANAGEYLAGRVADLDDVRNRIVARLLGVPMPGVPDSDEPYVLVARDLAPADTALLDPALVLGFVTEEGGPTSHSAILARALGVPAVVALPGAGELAEGTVVAVDGSTGEVFVAPDDATRERLTAAAAERKAALAASTGPGLTADGHKVPLLANVGGPADVPAAVEAGAEGVGLFRTEFLFLDDSEKAPSEEKQVGAYRQVLEAFPEGRVVVRVLDAGADKPLDFLTPADEPNPALGVRGLRSLLDHPEVLRTQLTALAKAAEGLPVHLEVMAPMVADRADARAFADACRAAGLRAKFGAMVEIPSAALRARSILQEVEFLSLGTNDLAQYTFAADRQVGAVSRLQDPWQPALLDLVALSAEAAKAEGKSCGVCGEAASDPLLACVLTGLGVTSLSMGAASIPYVRAALAKHTLAQCERAAAAARATDSAEEARAAAQAVLSGE; encoded by the coding sequence ATGGAGACAACGCTGCGAGGCGTCGGTGTGAGCCACGGTGTGGCGATCGGCCAAGTACGGCACATGGGGACGGCGGTGCTGGAGCCGCCCGCCAAGCAGATCCCGGCGGACGAGGCGGAGCGGGAGCAGGGCCGCGCCCGGCAGGCCGTGGACGCGGTGGCGGCGGATCTGACCGCGCGCGGCAATCTGGCCGGCGGTGAGGCCCAAGCGGTCCTCGAAGCGCAGGCGCTGATGGCCCAGGACCCCGAGCTGATGGCTGACGTGGACCGGCGGATCGCCGTCGGCAGCACGGCCGAGCGTGCCGTGTACGACGCCTTCGCCGCGTACCGCGAGCTGCTGGCGAACGCCGGTGAGTACCTCGCGGGGCGGGTGGCGGACCTCGACGACGTGCGCAACCGTATCGTCGCCCGGCTGCTGGGGGTGCCGATGCCCGGTGTGCCGGACAGCGACGAGCCGTACGTGCTGGTCGCGCGGGATCTGGCGCCGGCCGACACGGCGTTGCTGGATCCGGCGCTGGTGCTCGGGTTCGTGACCGAGGAGGGCGGGCCGACCAGCCACAGCGCGATCCTGGCGCGGGCGCTCGGGGTGCCGGCCGTGGTGGCGCTGCCCGGGGCCGGGGAGCTGGCCGAGGGCACGGTCGTCGCGGTGGACGGCAGCACCGGTGAGGTCTTCGTGGCGCCGGACGACGCGACGCGGGAGCGGCTGACGGCCGCCGCTGCCGAGCGGAAGGCCGCGCTGGCCGCGTCGACGGGGCCGGGGCTGACGGCCGACGGGCACAAGGTGCCGTTGCTGGCGAACGTCGGCGGGCCTGCGGATGTGCCGGCGGCGGTCGAGGCGGGTGCGGAGGGCGTCGGGCTGTTCCGGACGGAGTTCCTGTTCCTGGACGACAGTGAGAAGGCGCCGTCCGAGGAGAAGCAGGTCGGGGCGTACCGGCAGGTGCTGGAGGCGTTTCCCGAGGGCCGGGTCGTGGTGCGGGTGCTGGACGCGGGGGCGGACAAGCCGCTGGACTTCCTGACGCCGGCCGACGAGCCGAACCCGGCGCTGGGGGTGCGGGGGCTGCGGTCGCTGCTGGACCATCCGGAGGTGCTGCGTACGCAGTTGACGGCGTTGGCGAAGGCGGCGGAGGGGCTGCCTGTCCATCTTGAGGTGATGGCGCCGATGGTGGCGGACCGGGCGGACGCGAGGGCGTTCGCGGACGCGTGTCGTGCGGCGGGGCTGCGGGCGAAGTTCGGGGCGATGGTAGAGATCCCTTCGGCTGCGCTGCGGGCGCGGTCGATCCTTCAGGAGGTCGAGTTCCTGTCGCTGGGCACGAACGACCTGGCTCAGTACACGTTTGCCGCCGACCGTCAGGTGGGCGCGGTCTCCCGGCTCCAGGATCCGTGGCAGCCGGCGCTGCTGGATCTGGTGGCGTTGTCGGCGGAGGCGGCGAAGGCGGAGGGGAAGAGCTGCGGTGTCTGCGGTGAGGCCGCGTCGGACCCGTTGCTGGCGTGTGTGCTGACCGGTCTTGGGGTCACCTCCCTTTCGATGGGGGCGGCTTCGATTCCTTACGTGCGGGCGGCGCTGGCGAAGCACACGCTGGCGCAGTGCGAGCGGGCCGCTGCGGCGGCGCGGGCGACGGACAGTGCCGAGGAGGCACGGGCCGCGGCTCAGGCGGTGCTGTCGGGCGAGTAG
- a CDS encoding bifunctional nuclease family protein: MNELDVVGVRVEMPSNQPIVLLREVGGDRYLPIWIGPGEATAIAFAQQGMAPARPLTHDLFKDVLEAVGQELTEVRITDLREGVFYAELVFASGVEVSARPSDAIALALRTGTPIFGSDTVLDDAGIAIPDEQEDEVEKFREFLDQISPEDFGTSNQ; this comes from the coding sequence GTGAACGAGCTCGATGTCGTAGGTGTCCGGGTCGAAATGCCCTCCAACCAACCGATCGTGCTCCTGCGTGAAGTGGGAGGCGACCGCTACCTCCCCATCTGGATCGGGCCGGGGGAGGCGACGGCGATCGCCTTCGCGCAGCAGGGCATGGCTCCCGCCCGGCCGCTGACCCACGACCTGTTCAAGGACGTGCTGGAGGCCGTCGGCCAGGAGCTGACCGAAGTGCGCATCACCGACCTCAGGGAGGGCGTGTTCTACGCCGAGCTGGTCTTCGCCAGCGGTGTCGAGGTCAGCGCCCGCCCGTCCGACGCCATAGCGCTCGCCCTGCGCACCGGTACGCCGATCTTCGGCAGCGACACGGTGCTCGACGACGCGGGCATCGCCATCCCGGACGAGCAGGAGGACGAGGTGGAGAAGTTCCGCGAGTTCCTCGACCAGATCTCGCCCGAGGACTTCGGCACCAGCAACCAGTGA